A stretch of Paraburkholderia phenazinium DNA encodes these proteins:
- a CDS encoding J domain-containing protein, whose amino-acid sequence MATLYEKLGVQPSATEDEIKRAYRKAAMRWHPDRNAGSEETARAAFLDIKDAYNILSDPAQRKIYDDVFAQKMRSWEARVQRMERERAEREEAARAAEQAAYAKLLALAMRFADEGYNRDVVFGVLLGQQCEASRAGQIADSVLALHASRQQKSVSPGPVTNNDKSAQAADHASARSDSATATSGSTLGGLWFQFLNGLRF is encoded by the coding sequence ATGGCAACACTATACGAGAAGCTCGGCGTTCAGCCGAGCGCGACTGAAGACGAGATCAAGCGCGCCTACCGGAAGGCGGCTATGCGCTGGCATCCGGATCGCAATGCCGGTTCCGAAGAGACAGCACGCGCGGCGTTTCTGGATATCAAGGACGCGTACAACATTCTGTCCGATCCAGCGCAACGCAAAATCTACGACGACGTCTTCGCCCAGAAGATGCGTTCATGGGAAGCCCGCGTCCAGCGCATGGAGCGGGAACGCGCCGAGCGGGAAGAAGCGGCTCGCGCAGCCGAACAGGCGGCGTACGCGAAGTTGTTGGCGCTCGCGATGCGCTTTGCGGACGAAGGCTACAACCGCGATGTGGTGTTCGGTGTGCTGCTCGGGCAGCAGTGCGAGGCCAGCCGCGCTGGCCAGATTGCCGACAGCGTGCTGGCGCTGCATGCGTCACGTCAGCAAAAAAGCGTGTCCCCCGGACCGGTGACTAATAACGACAAGTCGGCCCAGGCTGCGGACCACGCCTCGGCACGGAGTGACAGTGCCACGGCCACGAGCGGGAGTACGCTCGGCGGGCTGTGGTTTCAATTCCTGAACGGCCTGCGCTTCTGA